A section of the Pseudomonadota bacterium genome encodes:
- a CDS encoding dockerin type I domain-containing protein, whose amino-acid sequence MSDQAPRVRARTIKTMAVLAICTLAIETHAEITSGVVTGGSSFVNGGLFIEIPAPVVLPNNAYNDDNVRAFNEQQDVTLTSNISLHVAASGLDSSILGPGSVVSSHYIIYDPSATEEVEASVTFDEPILGVMIYNEGFNITDPVLGNPGTAYDIGSQELESPDTVTISGDTVSFFLRTVSPGDAIRVITGVDPEPGTTVCVGGTATLAGVVTGGSAAEAGGVFRQICDPIGPVGADNFNSFDLFAFEEQQAVELTAPLAVDENFSIDAGEIVSSFYVVFDPVVDTRNQGTITFPDDIIAVIKDRTQLQDSEFLGNASATYLEPDLLGLEGSDNFTINGNELFVSFRASSPGDSVRVLLGSASPSLFFTVCPPEDVTITGVVLGGTAANNGGVFAQLCDPIGPVGNNNFQSNDLFAYEELQGVVLTDDLTLDENTVVPAGSTVNSYYVSFDPASSRSIQGDVTFSAPILGVATSLETLNDSDFLGNPTANYLNPSLRGLEVDDSVSFAGNVFSVAFSANSPGDYVRVITGTVVDSDGDGVSDDADNCTVVSNASQLDVDGDGYGNACDPDLNNDGVVNFLDIGVFSAAFGSTGSQIADFNGDGVVNFIDYAIVPDYFFGPPGPSGVAP is encoded by the coding sequence ATGAGTGATCAAGCTCCGCGCGTACGCGCGCGCACCATAAAAACCATGGCCGTTTTGGCTATATGTACCCTGGCGATTGAAACCCACGCGGAGATAACGTCGGGCGTGGTAACGGGAGGATCGTCATTTGTGAATGGCGGATTGTTTATCGAAATACCCGCGCCAGTGGTCTTGCCAAACAATGCCTACAACGACGACAACGTGAGGGCCTTTAACGAGCAACAAGACGTGACGCTCACATCGAATATCAGTTTACATGTGGCCGCAAGCGGTTTGGACAGCAGCATTTTGGGCCCGGGCAGCGTCGTGTCGAGTCACTACATTATCTATGACCCGAGTGCGACAGAAGAAGTCGAAGCGAGCGTGACCTTCGACGAACCGATTCTCGGTGTCATGATTTATAACGAAGGATTCAATATCACGGATCCTGTTCTTGGTAATCCGGGTACCGCTTATGACATTGGCAGTCAGGAACTGGAGAGTCCGGATACCGTAACGATCTCGGGCGACACGGTGTCGTTCTTTTTGCGCACCGTCTCGCCGGGTGACGCGATTCGTGTGATAACAGGTGTCGATCCAGAGCCGGGCACGACGGTGTGTGTGGGGGGTACGGCGACGCTTGCTGGTGTCGTAACGGGCGGTTCTGCCGCGGAGGCGGGGGGCGTATTCCGCCAGATTTGTGATCCCATCGGACCGGTAGGGGCCGACAATTTCAATTCGTTCGATCTGTTTGCGTTCGAAGAACAGCAGGCGGTTGAGCTCACTGCGCCATTGGCCGTCGATGAAAATTTCAGTATCGACGCCGGTGAAATCGTGTCGAGCTTTTATGTTGTTTTCGACCCGGTCGTTGACACCAGAAACCAAGGTACGATCACGTTCCCGGACGACATCATTGCTGTGATCAAGGATCGAACGCAGCTACAGGATAGCGAATTTTTGGGTAATGCGTCGGCCACTTATCTTGAGCCTGACTTGCTCGGATTGGAAGGTAGCGACAACTTCACCATCAACGGTAATGAGCTCTTTGTTAGTTTTCGCGCAAGTTCACCGGGCGACTCGGTGCGCGTGCTGTTGGGCAGCGCTTCACCGAGTCTGTTCTTCACTGTCTGTCCGCCCGAAGACGTGACCATCACAGGCGTAGTGTTGGGCGGTACGGCGGCGAATAACGGCGGTGTGTTCGCACAGCTGTGCGATCCGATTGGTCCGGTTGGTAATAACAACTTTCAATCGAATGATCTGTTTGCCTATGAAGAACTGCAGGGCGTTGTGTTGACCGATGATCTGACGCTCGATGAAAACACTGTGGTACCGGCCGGTTCGACTGTGAACAGCTACTACGTCTCGTTTGATCCAGCCAGCAGCCGATCGATTCAAGGGGATGTGACGTTTAGCGCGCCCATTCTGGGTGTCGCGACATCGCTTGAGACGCTCAATGACAGTGACTTTCTGGGTAATCCGACCGCCAACTATCTGAATCCATCATTACGCGGACTCGAGGTGGACGATTCGGTGAGCTTCGCCGGCAATGTCTTCTCAGTGGCGTTCAGCGCTAATTCACCCGGCGACTATGTGCGCGTGATAACCGGCACCGTAGTGGACAGCGACGGCGACGGCGTCAGCGATGATGCGGACAACTGCACGGTAGTGAGTAACGCCAGCCAGCTCGATGTCGACGGTGACGGTTATGGCAATGCGTGCGACCCTGACCTCAACAACGATGGCGTCGTGAACTTTTTGGATATCGGCGTGTTCTCGGCGGCGTTTGGCAGCACCGGCTCGCAGATTGCCGACTTTAACGGCGATGGCGTGGTGAACTTTATCGATTACGCGATTGTGCCGGACTACTTCTTCGGTCCGCCCGGGCCGAGTGGGGTCGCCCCCTGA
- a CDS encoding aldehyde dehydrogenase family protein encodes MLDRRQFYINGEWVNPNSDAGVATELEVINPSTEQPFALISLGSEADTNDAVAAANGAFDEWSSHPKAERIGYLERILDIYTARIDDMAQAISQEMGAPIDMARSQQAMTGIGNIKGTIRAANAFEFERPLGDHAPDDRLLYDPIGVVGLITPWNWPINQVTLKVMPALAAGCSMVLKPSEIAPLSALLLAEMIHEAGVPAGVFNLVNGDGAGVGTQLCAHPDVDMISFTGSTRAGTLVSKAAADTQKRVHLELGGKGANIIFNDAYEAAVKRGAMHCFNNTGQSCNAPTRMLVQRERYDQAVEEAIAAAAKCKVAFASDSGRHMGPVVSKIQFDKIQSLIEQGIDEGARLVAGGPGKPDGFDTGYFVKPTVFADVNNDMTIAREEIFGPVLSIIPFDTEEDAIRIANDTPYGLANYIQSEDPERRRRVARRMRAGMVEMNGKPRGAGAPFGGVKASGNGREGGIWGLEEFLEVKAVSGWGH; translated from the coding sequence ATGCTCGATCGACGACAGTTCTACATCAATGGTGAATGGGTCAATCCCAATTCGGACGCGGGAGTTGCGACCGAGCTTGAGGTGATTAATCCGTCAACGGAACAACCGTTCGCGTTGATTTCACTGGGCAGTGAAGCGGACACAAACGACGCGGTGGCTGCGGCCAACGGAGCGTTTGATGAGTGGTCCTCTCATCCCAAGGCTGAACGTATCGGTTACCTCGAACGCATTCTTGACATTTATACGGCGCGCATCGACGACATGGCGCAGGCCATCAGTCAGGAGATGGGTGCGCCGATTGACATGGCGCGATCGCAGCAGGCAATGACCGGCATCGGGAATATTAAGGGAACCATCCGTGCCGCCAATGCGTTCGAGTTCGAGCGTCCGCTTGGTGATCACGCGCCCGACGACCGTTTGTTGTACGACCCAATTGGGGTGGTTGGATTGATCACGCCTTGGAATTGGCCGATCAATCAAGTCACGCTCAAAGTGATGCCGGCTCTGGCCGCGGGTTGTTCGATGGTATTGAAACCGTCAGAAATTGCACCGCTATCGGCGCTGTTGCTGGCGGAGATGATTCACGAAGCGGGTGTGCCTGCTGGCGTATTCAATCTGGTCAACGGGGATGGTGCCGGTGTGGGCACGCAGCTTTGTGCGCATCCAGATGTCGACATGATTTCATTCACCGGCTCTACCCGTGCGGGCACGCTAGTTTCCAAAGCAGCGGCTGATACGCAAAAGCGTGTGCACTTGGAACTCGGCGGAAAAGGGGCGAACATCATTTTCAATGACGCCTATGAAGCGGCGGTCAAACGCGGCGCCATGCACTGTTTCAATAATACGGGGCAGTCTTGCAACGCCCCGACGCGTATGCTGGTTCAACGCGAACGTTACGATCAAGCCGTGGAAGAGGCGATTGCGGCGGCTGCGAAATGCAAAGTCGCGTTCGCGAGCGATTCAGGTCGACACATGGGACCGGTCGTTAGCAAGATCCAGTTTGATAAAATTCAGTCGCTCATCGAACAGGGTATCGATGAAGGTGCGCGACTGGTTGCCGGCGGGCCGGGCAAGCCCGATGGTTTTGACACCGGTTACTTCGTCAAACCCACGGTGTTTGCCGACGTCAATAATGACATGACCATCGCACGCGAGGAGATTTTTGGCCCCGTGCTGTCGATTATCCCATTTGATACCGAAGAGGACGCGATCCGCATCGCCAACGATACGCCGTATGGACTGGCCAACTATATCCAGTCGGAGGACCCAGAGCGCCGCCGCCGAGTGGCGCGTCGTATGCGAGCGGGCATGGTGGAGATGAATGGCAAGCCAAGGGGTGCCGGCGCGCCGTTTGGTGGTGTCAAAGCGTCGGGCAACGGCCGCGAAGGGGGAATCTGGGGCCTGGAGGAATTCCTCGAGGTCAAAGCGGTGAGTGGGTGGGGCCACTGA
- a CDS encoding sodium/proline symporter, giving the protein MRTRAISQTTVILLSLVLYKLLLIGIGLWASRRVQTADDFLLGGRNLGPWVAGLSYAASTSSAWVLLGFSGFAFAYGVSALWMLPGIWGGYVVMWLWFGPRLRGEAEAKRYVTPTEFISANVPPKAQTLIAALAALLITFCFIFYIAAQFDAAANAFMANFAMSSTASLLLGATIILFYCLLGGFWAASITDTLQGIVMMLAAILVPTIAVIHAGGYGQMITTVSASNPALLDMSGGHAGFVFVGFVLGLAGIGLGTLGQPHLLARLMAVRGERERKQGFAIAMTWAVLVYLGMASLALAARSLALEPGNGEQIFYLMAEALLPPLLAGIVIAAILSAVMSTVDSLLLAAAAAIAHDLGLARRLRIGELTLSRVVMAGLVLAAVTLALTLPDTIFNRVLFAWNALGAAFGPVIIARLLGREPAAAARVASILTGFSLTVLFYTYGAIDVADTSHALSRTLADLAHLPGDPFERVVPFIPPLLIVMLAPRHRRT; this is encoded by the coding sequence GTGAGGACACGAGCCATCAGCCAAACCACCGTCATTCTCCTTTCCCTTGTCCTGTACAAGCTGCTGCTGATAGGCATCGGCCTATGGGCGTCTCGTCGGGTGCAAACAGCCGACGACTTCCTGCTCGGTGGACGCAATCTTGGCCCCTGGGTTGCGGGCTTGTCTTATGCGGCGAGCACGTCGTCAGCCTGGGTCCTGTTAGGCTTCAGTGGGTTTGCCTTTGCCTATGGCGTCTCGGCGCTGTGGATGCTGCCTGGCATCTGGGGCGGCTACGTCGTGATGTGGTTGTGGTTTGGCCCGCGACTGCGAGGAGAGGCCGAAGCGAAACGCTACGTGACGCCCACCGAATTTATTAGCGCCAATGTGCCGCCCAAGGCACAAACCCTAATTGCTGCACTAGCCGCGTTGCTCATCACGTTTTGTTTTATTTTTTATATTGCCGCTCAGTTTGATGCCGCCGCGAACGCCTTTATGGCCAACTTCGCCATGAGCAGCACCGCCAGTTTGCTACTCGGCGCCACCATCATCCTCTTCTATTGTTTGCTGGGCGGCTTCTGGGCGGCCAGCATCACCGACACGCTGCAAGGTATTGTCATGATGCTGGCAGCAATACTCGTCCCCACTATCGCCGTGATCCATGCCGGCGGTTACGGCCAGATGATAACGACCGTGAGTGCCAGCAATCCGGCCCTCCTCGACATGTCGGGTGGTCACGCCGGATTCGTGTTTGTCGGATTTGTGCTTGGCCTGGCGGGTATCGGTCTTGGCACACTCGGGCAGCCGCACCTACTGGCTCGCCTAATGGCGGTACGCGGTGAGCGCGAACGCAAGCAAGGGTTTGCCATCGCCATGACCTGGGCGGTCTTGGTTTATCTGGGCATGGCTTCGCTGGCGCTCGCCGCACGCAGCTTGGCGCTGGAGCCTGGCAATGGCGAACAGATTTTTTATCTGATGGCGGAAGCGCTGCTCCCACCGCTTCTCGCCGGCATTGTCATCGCAGCCATTCTGTCGGCGGTCATGTCCACCGTCGACTCGCTACTGCTGGCCGCCGCCGCCGCGATTGCGCACGATCTTGGACTAGCCAGGCGCCTACGCATCGGCGAGCTGACGCTGTCGCGTGTGGTCATGGCCGGGCTTGTTTTGGCGGCGGTCACCTTGGCGCTGACGCTGCCCGACACAATATTTAATCGAGTCTTGTTCGCCTGGAACGCGCTAGGCGCCGCGTTTGGCCCTGTCATCATCGCGCGGTTACTGGGTCGGGAGCCAGCGGCCGCTGCTCGGGTGGCCAGCATCCTGACCGGATTCAGCCTCACTGTTCTCTTTTATACGTACGGCGCCATCGACGTGGCCGACACCAGTCATGCACTGTCACGAACACTGGCCGATTTGGCTCATCTGCCCGGCGACCCGTTTGAGCGCGTCGTGCCGTTCATCCCGCCGCTACTGATTGTCATGCTCGCACCCCGCCATCGCCGGACGTAA
- a CDS encoding PaaI family thioesterase, translated as MADEFETANQCFACGPDNPIGLKIVFTVAGDRCTGEFTPNAHHVGYENTVHGGIIFSCLDDVMANVLYQQQRKAHTAKCDVRYRQALEVGQTVKLIGWIDSERGRLIQMKGEMRLADDDSMIASCSARFMLA; from the coding sequence ATGGCGGATGAATTTGAAACGGCGAACCAGTGTTTTGCGTGTGGACCGGATAACCCAATCGGATTGAAGATCGTCTTCACCGTAGCGGGCGATCGCTGCACTGGCGAATTTACGCCTAATGCACACCATGTGGGTTACGAAAATACCGTGCACGGCGGCATCATTTTTTCCTGTCTCGATGACGTCATGGCGAACGTGCTTTATCAGCAGCAGCGCAAGGCGCATACGGCCAAATGCGATGTGCGCTATCGGCAAGCACTTGAAGTAGGTCAAACGGTCAAGCTGATCGGCTGGATCGACAGCGAGCGTGGGCGACTCATTCAAATGAAAGGCGAAATGCGGCTCGCCGACGACGACTCGATGATTGCCAGCTGCAGCGCTCGCTTCATGCTGGCCTAA
- a CDS encoding DUF480 domain-containing protein produces MRHMLTETEARVIGCLMEKSVTTPDQYPLTLNALTNACNQKSSRHPVMNLEQGSVQHAVRELEKKKLVTLDENFRRGVEKYSHRFYTTQYEGYQFDSAQHAVVCLLLLRGPQTPGELRTRSTRLHAFDDNSAVVATLHTLMASDSDALVTQLPRTPGRKDSEYMHLFCGDIDVDAYAAATPTPAPRASSASALHALTERVEALETQVTELTRRLNEQH; encoded by the coding sequence ATGCGCCACATGCTTACCGAAACTGAAGCCCGCGTGATCGGGTGCCTGATGGAAAAGTCGGTGACAACACCCGACCAATACCCACTCACACTCAATGCTCTGACCAACGCGTGCAACCAAAAATCGAGTCGCCATCCTGTGATGAATCTCGAACAAGGATCCGTGCAGCATGCGGTGCGTGAACTTGAAAAGAAAAAGCTCGTCACGCTCGACGAGAATTTTCGACGCGGCGTAGAAAAATATTCCCATCGATTTTACACGACCCAGTATGAAGGCTATCAATTCGACAGCGCCCAGCATGCGGTGGTGTGCCTGCTGTTACTGCGCGGCCCGCAAACACCTGGCGAACTTCGCACTCGCTCCACTCGCCTGCATGCGTTTGATGACAACAGTGCCGTGGTCGCTACGCTTCACACACTGATGGCCAGCGACAGCGACGCGCTGGTGACTCAGCTACCGCGTACGCCCGGCCGCAAAGACAGCGAATACATGCATCTTTTTTGTGGCGATATCGATGTCGATGCCTATGCCGCCGCAACGCCTACGCCCGCGCCGCGCGCGTCATCCGCCAGCGCCCTCCACGCGCTGACTGAGCGTGTTGAGGCATTGGAAACACAAGTGACTGAACTTACCCGACGACTCAATGAACAACACTAA